A genomic window from Flavobacterium sp. I3-2 includes:
- the aroC gene encoding chorismate synthase, with protein MSGNTFGNNFRLTTFGESHGEAIGGVIDGCPAGMFLNIEAIQSELDRRKPGQSKIVTQRKESDIVHFFSGIFEGKTTGTPIGFIIPNENKKSQDYNHIKEFYRPSHADFTYQQKYGHRDFRGGGRSSARETACRVVGGAIAKQIINPISIHAYVSSVGNISISKKYSDLNFSLIESNVVRCPDMVIAQQMENLISEVKKNGDTIGGIITCVIKNVPIGLGNPVFDRLEAELAKAMLSINATKGFEFGSGFEGTTMLGSQHNDYFNLDGTTKTNFSGGIQGGISNGMDIYFRVAFKPVATLLQTQEMLSISGELEKIKGRGRHDACVVPRAVPIVEAMAALVLADFLV; from the coding sequence ATGTCAGGAAATACGTTTGGAAATAATTTTAGGCTAACAACTTTTGGAGAATCTCATGGTGAAGCCATTGGTGGTGTTATTGATGGTTGTCCAGCTGGTATGTTTTTAAATATTGAAGCTATTCAGTCTGAATTAGATCGTAGAAAACCTGGACAATCTAAAATTGTTACTCAGCGAAAAGAATCAGATATTGTCCATTTTTTTTCTGGAATTTTTGAAGGTAAAACAACAGGAACCCCAATTGGTTTTATTATTCCGAATGAAAATAAAAAATCTCAAGATTACAATCATATAAAAGAGTTTTATCGTCCAAGTCACGCTGATTTTACCTATCAACAAAAATATGGTCATCGCGATTTTAGAGGTGGAGGAAGAAGTTCTGCTCGTGAAACCGCGTGTCGAGTTGTAGGTGGTGCCATTGCGAAACAGATAATAAACCCAATTTCAATTCATGCTTATGTTTCTTCTGTTGGAAATATTTCAATTTCTAAAAAATATAGCGATTTGAATTTTTCTTTAATCGAATCCAACGTTGTTCGTTGTCCAGATATGGTTATTGCACAACAAATGGAAAATCTAATCTCTGAAGTAAAGAAAAATGGCGATACAATTGGTGGAATTATTACATGTGTGATAAAGAATGTTCCAATAGGCTTAGGAAATCCAGTTTTTGATCGTTTAGAAGCTGAATTGGCTAAAGCAATGTTGAGTATCAATGCTACAAAAGGTTTTGAGTTTGGAAGTGGATTTGAAGGAACAACAATGCTTGGTAGTCAGCACAATGATTATTTTAATTTGGACGGAACTACAAAAACAAATTTTTCTGGTGGTATTCAAGGCGGTATAAGTAATGGAATGGATATTTATTTCCGTGTAGCTTTTAAACCTGTCGCAACTTTGCTACAAACACAAGAAATGCTTTCAATTTCTGGTGAATTAGAAAAAATTAAAGGTAGAGGACGTCATGATGCTTGTGTAGTTCCTAGAGCTGTACCAATTGTCGAAGCAATGGCAGCACTTGTTTTAGCTGATTTTTTGGTTTAA
- a CDS encoding thiamine diphosphokinase codes for MSSHHIVRDDQEPSLIIANGESCNRELLNQLLEWSPLVVVLDAAIERVIELGIKIDVLIGDFDRKFDFEKYKDLQFPIEIIKVEDQNSTDLDKAYEYLIQRNIPSANVVWATGRRMDHTITNLTNVVKFADQLKVVLLDDYSKVFLLPKSFKKWYPKNTPISLIPIGIASGITTHNLAYSLNNESLELGFRTGSSNHVSEDGIVEISYKDGFLLMMECFD; via the coding sequence ATGTCATCTCATCATATAGTACGCGACGATCAAGAACCTTCATTAATAATAGCTAATGGAGAATCTTGTAACAGAGAATTATTAAACCAATTGCTTGAATGGTCACCGCTTGTTGTGGTTTTAGACGCTGCAATTGAACGTGTAATTGAATTAGGAATAAAAATTGATGTTTTGATTGGTGATTTTGATCGTAAATTTGATTTTGAAAAATATAAAGATTTACAGTTTCCTATCGAAATTATAAAAGTCGAAGATCAAAATTCTACTGATTTAGATAAGGCATACGAATATCTCATTCAAAGAAACATTCCATCAGCAAATGTTGTTTGGGCGACTGGTCGTAGAATGGATCATACAATTACCAATTTGACAAATGTGGTTAAATTTGCGGATCAATTAAAAGTTGTATTATTAGATGATTATTCTAAAGTTTTTTTACTTCCAAAATCATTTAAAAAATGGTATCCAAAAAACACACCTATCTCTTTGATACCAATCGGAATCGCATCTGGAATAACTACACATAATTTAGCTTATTCATTAAATAATGAATCTCTAGAACTAGGTTTTAGAACAGGCAGTAGTAACCATGTTTCTGAGGATGGAATAGTTGAAATCTCATATAAAGACGGCTTTTTATTAATGATGGAATGTTTCGATTAA
- a CDS encoding rhodanese-like domain-containing protein → MDLEQQQWWNDFQNDSNAVLLDVRTDEEVEESMIPNALHLDFYQGQDFINALESLDKSKNYYVYCRSGNRSGQACLIMKQLGFDTTFNLVGGMNEWQGPVI, encoded by the coding sequence ATGGATTTAGAACAACAACAATGGTGGAATGATTTTCAAAACGATTCTAACGCTGTTTTATTAGATGTAAGAACAGACGAAGAAGTTGAAGAAAGTATGATTCCTAATGCTTTACATTTGGATTTTTATCAAGGACAAGATTTTATCAATGCTTTGGAATCATTAGATAAATCAAAAAATTATTATGTGTATTGTCGTTCAGGAAATCGTAGTGGTCAAGCATGTTTGATTATGAAACAGCTTGGTTTTGATACAACGTTTAATTTAGTTGGAGGAATGAATGAATGGCAAGGACCAGTAATTTAA